One genomic segment of Mus pahari chromosome 4, PAHARI_EIJ_v1.1, whole genome shotgun sequence includes these proteins:
- the Flg2 gene encoding LOW QUALITY PROTEIN: filaggrin-2 (The sequence of the model RefSeq protein was modified relative to this genomic sequence to represent the inferred CDS: substituted 1 base at 1 genomic stop codon): MTYLLRSVVTIIDVFYKYTKQDEECGTLSKDELKELLEKEFRPILKNPDDPDTVDVIMHMLDRDHDRRLDFNEFILMIFKLALACNKVLGKEYCKASGSKKHRRGHQHQKEESETEEEEETPRRKSGFRYSSWSEGEEHGHSSGGSRGPAKHRRGSNSRRLERQDELSSSEESSKKHHGSIFGYCLSSNKEKHGSRSEELEEKRDESYGSPSRESGEEYESGYRLNHQGRKGHSGLSRGLENKHELNYIQSSKGGEQKFGYSTSSSGNSKKQSYVYGFSNSSGCCRPQNASCSCQASRSQGQGNQSCYTQSNCQSGTSGGQGYGCASEGQSSRCCQPKPRSCSQSSSQRGYGSKQCGQPQNCGRQQRMGSSHSSCCGQYGSGETQSSGCGQQGTSSCGHSSSSHQQGCSSNEFSKGDQRGSGSGHSSCCEQHGTNSSHSSGFKQHGHESGQSCCGQHGTASGQSSGYSQHGVGSGQSCRFGQHGSGSGQSSSSRHNRSGSGQSSGLGEHGSSSHQSPSSGHHGSGSRQSSRSEQHGGGSGHSSGFGEHGSSSHQSPSSGRHGSGSQQHGGSSGHSSGFGEHGSSSGHSSSSGQHRSGLGQPSGSGKHESGPGQSSSSGHHGSGSQQHGTGSGQSTGLEEHGSSSHPLPSSGQRESSSGQSSRSERHGTGSGQSSGFGQHGSGSHQSSSSGHHESGSGPSSSSWQHGIGSGQSSGNGEQESGPGQSSSSWQHGTGSGQSSGYGEQETGRGQSSSSWQHGTGLGQSSGYGEQESGPGQSSTSWQHGTGSGQSSGFGEHKSGPSHSSRSRHNGTGSGESSSFGQNGSGSHQSSSSGHYEYGSGPSSSSWQHGIGSGQSSGYGDQESGHGQSSSSWQHGTGSGQSSGYGEQETGPGQSSSSWQHGTGSGQSSGFGEHKSGPSHSSRSWHNGTGAGESSSFGQNGSGSHQSGSSGHYEYGSGPSSSTWQHGIGSGQSSGYGEQEYGYGQTSNSGEHGIGSRESSGFEDQGFGKRLDQVSHMALGKMNLHQVRKNINRESLFKANVDSRYPARKSPHSLDLSGPGRSPRRSPVHPESSEGEEHSVVSQRHSGSGPSQGRHQQRESVHGNRGVPQRHNHFQSPISANLYDSPQAWRHGSYGRQDYDYGHSGYGPSSERRPSSXNSIPSRSAHGDTNMAVLPHVQPFSVSDHIGSKANEQFLGLVFNSRVLESGPEHSVDYYHLSQSSSTTGGHECIYGHSVVVSEDPDDSHFNYGYSHKGKQQFTQSQPLVQSGFADSQYILFQKHSESPSFGNLSGFSPNERQLYTHNESIDSYHLSSDSNNRNQISSSTHSFPSLYSIGTEECIYLPSATILGEGRQGQEPVSAQSGTIRKYNQFLDDKKRGNHETGKMKSGSAYLDSNTPLYTYVQEQRSYYFE, translated from the exons atgacatatCTCTTAAGAAGCGTTGTCACCATCATTGATGTATTCTACAAATACACCAAGCAAGATGAAGAATGCGGCACACTGAGCAAGGATGAGCTAAAGGAACTGCTGGAAAAGGAGTTCCGGCCAATTCTGAAG AATCCAGATGATCCAGACACAGTAGATGTCATCATGCATATGCTGGATCGAGATCATGACCGAAGACTAGACTTTAATGAGTTTATTCTGATGATATTCAAACTGGCTCTGGCCTGCAACAAGGTTCTTGGGAAAGAATACTGTAAAGCTTCAGGGTCAAAGAAGCATAGGCGTGGCCATCAAcaccaaaaggaagaaagtgaaacagaagaggaagaggagacaccAAGGCGGAAATCAGGTTTCAGATATTCAAGTTGGAGTGAGGGAGAGGAGCATGGACATAGTTCTGGGGGCTCACGGGGACCTGCAAAACATAGACGTGGGTCCAACTCTAGGAGGTTGGAAAGGCAAGATGAATTATCCAGCTCAGAGGAATCAAGTAAAAAACACCATGGGTCTATCTTTGGTTACTGTTTGAGTAGTAACAAAGAGAAACATGGTTCCAGATCTgaagaactagaagaaaaaaGAGACGAATCATATGGTAGCCCCTCTAGAGAATCTGGGGAAGAGTATGAGTCTGGATATAGGTTAAACCACcagggaaggaaaggccataGTGGATTGTCACGAGGATTGGAGAACAAACATGAGTTAAATTACATTCAGTCAAGTAAGGGTGGAGAACAAAAGTTTGGGTATAGTACTTCAAGTTCAGGAAACAGTAAGAAACAAAGTTATGTATATGGTTTTAGCAATTCTAGTGGATGTTGCAGACCACAAAATGCTTCATGTTCTTGTCAGGCAAGTAGATCACAGGGGCAAGGAAATCAGTCTTGCTATACCCAGTCAAACTGTCAATCAGGAACTAGTGGAGGACAAGGATATGGATGTGCCTCAGAAGGTCAGTCCTCTAGATGTTGTCAACCTAAACCTAGATCCTGTAGCCAGTCTTCTAGTCAGAGAGGGTATGGATCTAAACAATGTGGTCAACCACAGAACTGTGGAAGACAACAAAGAATGGGTTCAAGTCACTCTTCTTGCTGTGGACAATATGGGTCTGGAGAAACTCAATCTTCTGGTTGTGGTCAACAGGGAACGAGTTCCTGTGGACATTCTTCAAGCTCTCATCAACAGGGGTGTAGTTCAAATGAATTTTCCAAAGGTGATCAGCGTGGGTCTGGTTCGGGGCACTCATCCTGCTGTGAACAACATGGAACAAACTCAAGTCATTCCTCTGGCTTTAAACAACATGGACATGAATCAGGTCAGTCTTGCTGTGGCCAACATGGTACTGCATCAGGTCAATCCTCAGGTTACAGTCAACATGGGGTTGGCTCAGGTCAGTCATGTCGCTTTGGGCAGCATGGGTCCGGTTCGGGTCAGTCATCTAGCTCTAGGCATAACAGGTCAGGCTCAGGTCAGTCTTCTGGCCTTGGGGAGCATGGGTCCAGTTCTCATCAGTCGCCTAGTTCTGGGCATCATGGTTCTGGCTCACGTCAGTCATCTAGGTCTGAGCAGCATGGGGGTGGCTCAGGTCACTCATCTGGCTTTGGGGAGCATGGGTCCAGTTCTCATCAGTCGCCTAGTTCTGGGCGTCATGGTTCTGGCTCTCAGCAGCATGGGGGTAGCTCAG GTCACTCATCTGGCTTTGGGGAGCATGGGTCCAGTTCTGGGCACTCATCTAGCTCTGGCCAACACAGGTCAGGCTTAGGTCAGCCATCCGGCTCTGGGAAGCATGAGTCTGGACCCGGTCAGTCATCTAGTTCTGGGCATCATGGTTCTGGCTCTCAGCAGCATGGGACTGGCTCAGGTCAGTCAACTGGCTTGGAGGAGCATGGGTCCAGTTCTCATCCATTGCCTAGTTCTGGTCAACGTGAATCTAGCTCAGGTCAGTCTTCCAGGTCTGAGCGGCATGGGACTGGCTCAGGTCAGTCATCTGGCTTTGGGCAGCATGGGTCAGGTTCTCATCAGTCATCTAGTTCTGGGCATCATGAATCTGGCTCAGGTCCATCATCTAGCTCTTGGCAGCATGGGATTGGCTCAGGTCAGTCATCTGGAAATGGAGAGCAGGAATCTGGACCTGGTCAGTCTTCTAGCTCTTGGCAGCATGGGACTGGATCAGGTCAGTCATCGGGCTATGGAGAACAGGAAACTGGACGTGGTCAGTCTTCTAGCTCATGGCAGCATGGGACTGGCTTGGGTCAGTCATCTGGCTATGGAGAGCAGGAATCTGGACCTGGTCAGTCTTCTACCTCATGGCAGCATGGGACTGGCTCGGGTCAGTCATCTGGATTTGGGGAGCACAAGTCTGGACCTAGTCATTCTTCTAGATCTAGGCACAATGGGACTGGCTCAGGAGAGTCATCAAGCTTTGGGCAGAATGGGTCAGGTTCTCATCAGTCATCTAGTTCTGGGCATTATGAATATGGCTCAGGTCCATCATCTAGCTCTTGGCAGCATGGGATAGGCTCAGGTCAGTCATCGGGCTATGGAGACCAGGAATCTGGACATGGTCAGTCTTCTAGCTCTTGGCAGCATGGGACTGGATCAGGTCAGTCATCGGGCTATGGAGAGCAGGAAACTGGACCTGGTCAGTCTTCTAGCTCATGGCAGCATGGGACTGGCTCTGGTCAGTCATCTGGCTTTGGAGAGCACAAGTCTGGACCTAGTCATTCTTCTAGATCTTGGCACAATGGGACTGGCGCAGGAGAGTCATCGAGCTTTGGGCAGAATGGGTCAGGTTCTCATCAGTCAGGAAGTTCTGGGCATTACGAATATGGCTCAGGTCCATCATCTAGCACTTGGCAGCATGGAATAGGCTCAGGTCAGTCATCAGGCTATGGAGAACAGGAATATGGATATGGTCAGACTTCAAATTCGGGGGAGCATGGGATTGGATCAAGAGAGTCATCTGGCTTTGAGGACCAGGGATTTGGAAAAA GACTGGATCAGGTCAGTCATATGGCATTGGGGAAGATGAATCTGCACCAAGTCAGGAAGAATATCAACAGAGAGAGTCTGTTCAAAGCCAACGTAGACAGCCGATATCCTGCCAGGAAGAGCCCCCACAGTCTGGACCTG TCTGGCCCTGGTAGATCTCCAAGGAGATCACCAGTCCACCCTGAGTCCAGTGAGGGTGAGGAACACTCAGTAGTCTCACAGAGACATTCTGGATCTGGTCCCAGTCAGGGAAGACATCAACAGCGAGAGTCTGTTCATGGAAACAGAGGCGTACCTCAACGTCACAATCATTTTCAATCACCTATTAGTGCAAACCTGTATGATTCCCCTCAAGCCTGGAGACATGGCAGCTATGGCCGTCAAGATTATGACTATGGGCATTCTGGGTATGGACCTTCTTCAGAGAGGAGACCTAGTAGCTAGAATTCTATTCCTTCGAGGTCAGCACATGGAGACACAAATATGGCAGTCTTACCTCATGTAcagcctttctctgtttctgatcATATAGGATCCAAAGCAAATGAACAATTCTTAGGTCTAGTTTTTAACTCCAGGGTGTTAGAATCAGGTCCTGAACACTCAGTTGATTATTACCATCTATCTCAGTCCAGCAGTACAACTGGAGGGCATGAGTGTATTTATGGCCATTCTGTGGTGGTATCTGAAGATCCAGATGACAGCCATTTTAATTATGGCTACAGTCATAAAGGTAAACAACAATTCACTCAAAGCCAGCCACTTGTCCAGTCTGGTTTTGCCGATAGCCAATACATATTATTTCAGAAACATTCAGAATCCCCTTCATTTGGAAATCTATCTGGATTTAGCCCTAATGAAAGGCAATTATATACCCACAACGAATCAATTGATAGCTATCATCTGTCAAGTGATAGCAACAATAGAAATCAAATATCTTCTTCCACTCACTCTTTTCCCAGCCTATACTCTATTGGAACTGAAGAGTGTATATATTTACCAAGTGCAACCATATTGGGTGAGGGAAGACAAGGACAAGAGCCAGTATCTGCCCAATCAGGGACCATCAGAAAATATAATCAATTTTTAGATGACAAGAAGAGAGGTAACCATGAAACGGGGAAAATGAAGTCAGGTTCTGCCTACTTAGATAGCAATACTCCACTCTATACATATGTTCAAGAACAGAGATCTTATTACTTTGAATGA